The proteins below come from a single Nitrospirota bacterium genomic window:
- a CDS encoding cytosine permease, which yields MKNFRMEKTHHSLIHDGVAEHEQTLMPGRPFWVLFAANLGIGTWLMGVLVAKMGLDFANGMMVLLLGSLIGSILPAWTAIIGPLSQLSQMESGRLALGQAGKKVAAFLNWVGAVGWDVINNIISTSAVIILFGMVGIDIPFWLALAGLVISQTILGIYGHHLIQDASKYTGALLALFFVVIGLIATKQASAFSVQDKPANIKEILSALALITIYNTTGWTTFTADYTRYLPKKTKSRTVFFGIYLALFFSLLLLGFFGFMTASTVTEETPAGVMKGLQNLTGHFSPLVLLLVGFSAIPANAVNANSAAYSLISSGFRFSRPHAALFSGIVGYIVCLFASRSFVEFFENFLLLFAHWIVPWAAIILVHWYWVGRHNQKTPLGFTRGAVLLGVVSIGSILLFSSNALYTGPIAARLNGLDIGPYVGFIVAALTYLGLFVFFPEKNQ from the coding sequence ATGAAAAACTTTCGGATGGAAAAGACGCATCACTCCCTAATTCATGACGGCGTCGCTGAGCATGAACAGACTCTTATGCCGGGAAGGCCCTTCTGGGTCCTATTTGCCGCCAACCTTGGAATTGGAACATGGCTCATGGGCGTTTTGGTGGCAAAAATGGGTTTGGATTTCGCAAACGGCATGATGGTCCTCCTTCTTGGTAGTCTGATTGGCAGCATCCTGCCAGCCTGGACCGCGATAATCGGTCCCCTCTCTCAATTGTCTCAAATGGAATCCGGGCGACTTGCACTTGGCCAGGCAGGAAAAAAAGTGGCTGCTTTTTTAAACTGGGTCGGTGCGGTGGGTTGGGACGTCATTAATAATATTATTTCGACTTCGGCGGTGATTATCCTTTTTGGAATGGTCGGAATAGACATCCCTTTCTGGCTGGCCTTGGCAGGTTTGGTCATCAGCCAGACGATCTTGGGCATATACGGGCACCATCTGATTCAGGATGCCTCAAAATACACAGGAGCCTTGCTCGCGCTGTTTTTCGTAGTCATCGGTCTGATTGCGACAAAACAGGCCTCCGCCTTTTCCGTCCAGGATAAGCCGGCGAATATTAAAGAGATCCTGTCAGCCCTGGCTCTGATCACGATATATAACACGACCGGGTGGACTACTTTTACGGCAGACTACACAAGATATTTGCCCAAAAAAACAAAAAGTCGAACGGTATTTTTTGGAATTTATCTCGCATTGTTCTTCTCTCTGCTCCTGCTAGGATTCTTCGGCTTTATGACTGCTTCAACCGTGACGGAAGAAACTCCAGCGGGAGTGATGAAGGGACTGCAGAATCTCACCGGACATTTCTCACCGCTTGTTCTATTACTCGTTGGTTTTTCGGCGATACCTGCCAATGCGGTCAACGCAAATTCTGCGGCTTACAGCCTGATCTCTTCAGGTTTCAGATTTTCGCGGCCTCATGCCGCGCTCTTTAGCGGTATTGTCGGTTACATCGTCTGTCTCTTTGCGTCCCGCTCTTTTGTCGAGTTTTTTGAGAACTTTCTCCTTCTATTTGCCCACTGGATAGTACCTTGGGCGGCGATTATCCTGGTTCATTGGTATTGGGTCGGAAGGCACAATCAAAAGACTCCTTTAGGATTCACCAGGGGAGCCGTTCTGCTTGGCGTGGTTTCAATCGGCTCAATTCTTCTGTTCTCTTCCAATGCACTCTATACTGGACCCATTGCCGCTCGCCTTAATGGATTGGACATAGGTCCGTATGTCGGATTTATTGTAGCTGCCCTTACCTACCTGGGGCTCTTCGTGTTTTTTCCCGAAAAGAATCAATAG
- a CDS encoding SoxR reducing system RseC family protein, whose protein sequence is MVIEEGIVVEQKGGQVLISMERTEACEGCPTTHICKPDGNRMILRAKDPFGVTVGQKVKVAVEPANYLYPAFWVYGFPLLSLIGGAIIGQILSMFLDQKIHSQLYSAMGALIGLALSLFVVKWFNARIERGLEYLPVVIEVET, encoded by the coding sequence ATGGTTATCGAAGAGGGAATCGTAGTTGAGCAAAAAGGGGGACAGGTCTTAATATCCATGGAGCGGACGGAGGCTTGTGAAGGTTGTCCAACGACTCACATTTGCAAACCCGATGGCAATCGTATGATCCTGAGAGCAAAAGATCCGTTCGGAGTCACCGTCGGTCAAAAAGTGAAAGTTGCCGTTGAACCGGCAAATTATCTCTACCCTGCCTTTTGGGTCTACGGGTTTCCGCTCCTTTCATTAATTGGTGGAGCAATTATCGGGCAAATCCTTTCGATGTTTTTGGATCAAAAGATTCATAGCCAGCTTTATTCGGCCATGGGCGCACTGATCGGTCTGGCTTTAAGCCTCTTTGTCGTTAAATGGTTTAACGCGAGGATTGAGAGAGGCCTGGAGTACCTCCCTGTCGTTATTGAAGTGGAAACCTGA
- a CDS encoding citramalate synthase translates to MRFVEIYDTTLRDGAQAEDISFLVEDKLRITQKLDELGVHFIEGGWPGANPKDIDYFKEVKKLSLKNSTVVAFGSTRRAQNRPSKDSTLRELIRAGTPVITIFGKSWNLHVEEALNISLKKNLELISDSVAYLVSKKKRVFYDAEHFFDGYKANPEYAIKTLKKAEEAGAETIILCDTNGGTMSWEVREIFRVVDGEIRTPLGIHTHNDSETAVANALVAVELGAKQVQGTINGYGERCGNANLCSLIPNLKLKMKVECISDDQMKKLSEVSRFVSEIANLPHHKKAAYVGESAFAHKGGIHVHAVRKKSETYEHVLPQRVGNRQRFLISDYSGKSNLLQKANVYGIKISEKSKELQELLHSLKELESQGFQFEGAEGSFELLMRKAVGKHKRFFELIKFRVIVEKQMENGETVSEASIQLKVGHDMEHTVALGNGPVNALDNGLRKALEKFYPALKHVKLLDYKVRVLAATGGTRSKVRVLIESGDEQGKWGTVGVSENIIEASWQALVDSIEYKLLKEEENDGYRRGNRS, encoded by the coding sequence ATGCGTTTTGTGGAAATTTACGATACCACATTAAGGGATGGTGCCCAGGCAGAGGATATCTCTTTTTTAGTTGAGGATAAATTAAGGATTACTCAAAAGCTTGATGAACTGGGCGTTCACTTTATAGAGGGCGGATGGCCCGGTGCCAATCCGAAAGATATTGACTATTTTAAAGAGGTCAAGAAGCTTTCTCTAAAGAATTCAACGGTTGTCGCATTCGGCTCAACCCGAAGGGCCCAAAACCGTCCTTCTAAAGATTCTACCCTGAGGGAATTAATCAGGGCTGGAACGCCCGTGATTACCATATTTGGTAAGAGCTGGAACCTTCATGTCGAGGAAGCCCTAAATATCTCTTTAAAGAAAAATCTTGAACTGATCTCTGATTCAGTGGCCTATCTGGTTTCAAAAAAGAAGCGGGTATTTTATGACGCGGAACATTTCTTCGATGGTTATAAAGCCAACCCTGAATATGCCATAAAAACACTAAAAAAAGCGGAAGAAGCGGGTGCGGAAACCATCATCCTTTGCGATACCAATGGCGGAACGATGTCCTGGGAAGTTCGGGAGATCTTTCGTGTTGTCGATGGGGAGATCCGGACGCCTCTTGGCATTCATACTCACAATGATTCGGAAACGGCGGTTGCCAATGCGCTGGTTGCAGTGGAATTAGGCGCAAAACAGGTTCAGGGCACGATCAACGGTTATGGCGAACGGTGCGGCAATGCGAATCTTTGTTCGTTGATTCCTAATTTGAAATTGAAGATGAAAGTGGAATGTATTTCAGACGATCAGATGAAGAAACTCTCCGAAGTATCCCGGTTCGTGAGTGAAATTGCAAATCTTCCTCATCACAAGAAAGCGGCATATGTCGGGGAGAGCGCATTTGCCCACAAGGGAGGAATTCACGTTCATGCGGTTCGAAAAAAATCAGAAACTTATGAGCATGTTCTGCCTCAAAGAGTCGGAAATCGCCAACGTTTTCTGATTTCCGACTATTCTGGAAAAAGCAATCTTCTGCAAAAGGCAAATGTTTATGGGATTAAGATTTCCGAGAAAAGTAAAGAACTTCAGGAGCTTCTTCACTCTTTAAAGGAACTCGAAAGCCAGGGATTCCAGTTTGAAGGGGCAGAAGGATCCTTTGAACTCCTGATGCGAAAAGCGGTAGGAAAGCATAAGAGGTTTTTTGAATTAATCAAGTTTCGGGTCATTGTTGAGAAACAGATGGAGAACGGAGAGACGGTATCCGAAGCGAGCATTCAACTCAAAGTCGGCCATGACATGGAACATACGGTCGCGTTGGGTAATGGCCCGGTCAATGCGCTTGACAATGGTCTGAGAAAGGCATTAGAAAAGTTTTATCCAGCATTGAAACATGTTAAACTTCTGGATTATAAGGTCAGAGTGCTTGCCGCGACAGGAGGGACCCGCTCTAAAGTGCGGGTGCTCATTGAATCGGGTGATGAACAGGGCAAATGGGGAACAGTCGGAGTTTCTGAAAATATCATCGAAGCAAGCTGGCAGGCTTTGGTGGATAGTATCGAGTACAAGCTTTTAAAAGAGGAAGAAAACGATGGTTATCGAAGAGGGAATCGTAGTTGA
- a CDS encoding aspartate kinase: MALVIHKYGGTSVGSVDRIKNVAKRVAAAKETGDDIVVVVSAMSGETDRLLKLANQISASPNEREMDMLLSTGERVTIALLAMALLDLGLKSKSFTGRQVGILTDNVHTKARIEKIAGDRLLEALKEGVIPVVAGFQGINERSDVTTLGRGGSDTTAVALAAALNADSCIIYTDVDGIYTTDPNICHSARKLEKVSYEEMLEFASLGAKVLQTRSVEFAMKYNVPVLVSSSFNNKSGTWVTREDRSMEQVVVSGIAFDKNQSKVTMTGVPDRPGIASKIFGDIAGANIIVDMIIQNVSQDGSTDISFTVPRGDLKEAVVIVNKIAKEIGTGDLQIKEDIAKVSIVGVGMRSHSGVAAKMFETLAKEGINIMMISTSEIKISCVIDAKYTELAVRSLHEVFGLGKALAAKS; this comes from the coding sequence ATGGCATTAGTCATCCATAAATATGGAGGCACCTCCGTTGGATCAGTGGACCGCATCAAGAACGTCGCAAAAAGAGTTGCAGCCGCAAAAGAAACAGGAGATGATATCGTCGTCGTGGTTTCGGCCATGAGCGGAGAAACCGACCGGCTTTTGAAATTGGCAAATCAGATTTCGGCATCTCCGAATGAGAGAGAAATGGATATGCTCCTCTCCACCGGGGAAAGGGTTACCATTGCGCTTCTTGCTATGGCTCTTTTGGATTTGGGACTTAAATCCAAATCGTTTACCGGAAGGCAGGTCGGAATCCTGACCGACAATGTTCATACCAAAGCCCGAATTGAGAAGATCGCCGGGGACCGGTTACTCGAAGCTCTTAAGGAGGGAGTGATACCTGTGGTTGCAGGTTTTCAGGGAATAAATGAACGCTCGGATGTGACGACCCTTGGCCGGGGAGGGTCCGACACGACCGCGGTCGCGTTGGCCGCGGCACTCAATGCGGATTCATGTATCATTTATACAGATGTCGACGGTATTTATACAACCGATCCGAATATTTGTCATTCGGCGAGAAAATTGGAAAAAGTCTCCTATGAAGAGATGCTGGAATTTGCCAGTCTTGGGGCCAAAGTCCTTCAGACCCGGTCTGTTGAGTTTGCAATGAAATATAATGTCCCCGTGCTGGTCAGCTCAAGTTTTAATAATAAGAGCGGAACATGGGTAACCCGGGAGGATCGATCGATGGAACAGGTCGTTGTATCTGGAATTGCGTTTGATAAAAATCAGTCGAAAGTCACGATGACGGGGGTCCCCGACCGGCCGGGTATTGCCTCCAAAATATTTGGCGATATCGCCGGGGCCAACATTATCGTCGATATGATCATACAGAATGTCAGCCAGGATGGATCGACGGACATTTCTTTTACGGTCCCCAGAGGAGATCTGAAAGAGGCGGTTGTGATCGTCAACAAAATTGCAAAAGAGATCGGTACCGGAGATCTTCAGATCAAAGAAGATATCGCAAAGGTTTCCATTGTGGGTGTAGGCATGCGTTCGCACTCGGGGGTCGCTGCCAAGATGTTTGAGACGCTTGCAAAAGAGGGGATTAATATCATGATGATCAGCACATCCGAAATTAAAATCTCTTGCGTGATTGACGCGAAATATACGGAGCTGGCCGTCAGGTCGTTGCATGAAGTTTTTGGTCTCGGAAAAGCGCTGGCGGCCAAATCTTAA
- a CDS encoding threonine synthase, with protein sequence MKQAWKGLIQEYKEFLPVTENTPVVTLNEGNTPLIRCYNLTRHLRLPIELYLKFEGSNPTGSFKDRGMTLAISKAVEAGSKAVICASTGNTSASAAAYGARAGIKVYVLIPEGKIALGKLAQAMMHRSIVVQVKGNFDEALSIVKQISEKYAITLVNSINPYRIEGQKTGAFEVCDQLRDPPTHHFLPVGNAGNITAYWKGYKEYFAKGKISQLPKMIGFQAAGAAPIVMGRVIQKPKTIATAIRIGNPASWQPALQAIKESKGEINLVTDDEIVDAYRLIAGKEGVFCEPASAASFAGVLKLHKSGQLKEGDVVVCTLTGHGLKDPDMAMTSAQKPTTVQANFDDVVKVLGY encoded by the coding sequence GTGAAACAAGCATGGAAGGGCCTCATTCAGGAATACAAGGAGTTTCTTCCCGTTACTGAGAACACGCCGGTTGTGACGCTCAATGAAGGAAACACGCCGCTCATCCGATGTTATAATTTGACGCGGCATTTAAGACTCCCGATTGAACTCTATCTGAAATTTGAAGGCTCGAATCCGACCGGTTCATTTAAAGACCGTGGGATGACTCTGGCCATTTCAAAGGCCGTGGAAGCTGGATCCAAAGCGGTTATTTGTGCTTCCACGGGAAATACTTCCGCTTCTGCCGCCGCTTACGGTGCAAGGGCAGGGATCAAGGTCTATGTTCTCATTCCGGAAGGGAAAATCGCGCTTGGAAAACTTGCCCAGGCGATGATGCATCGTTCGATTGTGGTCCAGGTCAAAGGAAACTTTGATGAGGCGTTGAGCATTGTGAAACAGATTTCTGAAAAATATGCAATTACGCTGGTTAATTCGATCAATCCCTATCGGATTGAAGGTCAAAAAACGGGGGCATTTGAGGTTTGCGATCAATTGAGAGATCCTCCGACCCATCATTTTCTTCCGGTCGGAAATGCCGGCAATATCACCGCTTACTGGAAAGGATATAAAGAATATTTTGCCAAAGGGAAAATTAGCCAGCTCCCTAAAATGATCGGATTCCAGGCTGCCGGTGCCGCGCCGATAGTCATGGGGAGAGTGATTCAAAAACCTAAGACCATTGCTACAGCGATCCGAATCGGGAATCCCGCGAGCTGGCAACCCGCTCTCCAGGCGATTAAAGAATCGAAAGGGGAGATTAATTTGGTGACAGACGATGAAATTGTCGATGCCTACCGTCTGATCGCGGGCAAGGAGGGTGTATTCTGCGAACCTGCGTCAGCCGCATCTTTTGCGGGCGTTTTGAAATTGCACAAGAGCGGTCAATTGAAAGAGGGAGACGTGGTCGTATGTACCTTGACGGGACACGGCTTGAAGGACCCGGATATGGCCATGACCTCTGCCCAGAAACCGACGACGGTTCAGGCCAATTTTGACGACGTCGTGAAAGTACTAGGCTATTAG